One Methylosarcina fibrata AML-C10 DNA segment encodes these proteins:
- a CDS encoding AAA family ATPase: MTLRLAWHNDGWNGRICEKPAENTYCVGCASYPGEMIRERRDLEWERKNAGKLIAELDEPPACMYSASAFAEHGSRVKADPPDFFKDDTETKVWEIPASTACIWPYEAMYNHDDLKDEHGRYDYGKRFAYAKDYFGQLEADNSLIFYYANYSNPFSDDEAQRYVLVGVARLKEIGDFVYYDGCSEHTLKRYKGFVWQRNITSHYPEQGLRLPYHRYRNQPDILEQFVVFPENSQLCKYAARHISDDQALGLLEQILESVRVLRDDIQDDSENWTQRIEWLESLVAELWRSRGAYPGMPAVLEFLGLHEAISSFRNAVLAGKEKEIIQEIHDFCAERADGIGEYLPYAAEKRKVVRSIRLNAGQYLDTLLGKIARCAITINQLEKIMDEEATQWGITAPLEDIGDNLYLLAEQYQGENADDRITWSMVDRGAISSPDTGVEPLSDTNSPERTRAILLETLRSNAQQTFIKADVLLDQVNRRIKAQPEWKQNFLTQRYLAIDAEFLRGALYLREESNGLYLYDLLNWNQERLIEERLNGLLNSSDIRLPRPVTEAFWQTELFKEDSPLAIKARKEYQQAIDGQKDACGRIFNKKLSVLTGGAGTGKSTVIAALIKAAYKAHGEATGIAVIAPTGKATDRLRSEFNKDDSLIRVTAATIHSLLAKHGWLNSNMTFRLQGGKPIEDFNTIILDECSMIDLSLISALFRAVKWSNVQRLILVGDPAQLPPIGVGKVFADVVGYIRKEYPEHLAELKGNLRQMLNRVEGKGNGILDFAQCFINQVARPTQVSTDSTSQADFDTAKQDRKEFIQKLHEGGPVDKDLTVEYWSDAENLTDKLIHQISKDLSTAANEEESSAKIWGNALNENINAFQILSPVRGEIYGTESINLACQQHKSSYWLNKGNIDGITVYDKVIQVVNRPISKPLYGYDYATKSSCTCEVFNGELGLVRLHAFDGNKYKNPHFRLERFSVDFANKHGVRIHYGKELGKHNNRYIPVTKPSENLELGYAISVHKSQGSEFERVYFVLPKSTLKSQAMELAYTALTRATKHCMVYVQGSVETLINAMRPEQSALKLINSSLFTFQPVPEQLLKRDEWYKAGKVHSTLTADMVRSKSEVIIANLLHSKGIDFAYEQSLLAPDGTMMLPDFTIKAMGEIFIWEHWGMLSDKYRERMEEKKAWYQKHFPHYVLLETYEYDYQQLTNKAEKLIDANFN, from the coding sequence ATGACACTCCGTCTGGCCTGGCACAACGATGGCTGGAATGGTCGCATCTGCGAAAAACCGGCAGAAAATACCTATTGCGTAGGTTGTGCCTCTTATCCAGGCGAGATGATCAGAGAACGGCGCGATCTTGAGTGGGAAAGGAAAAATGCAGGTAAGTTGATTGCCGAACTGGACGAACCGCCTGCCTGCATGTACAGCGCTAGTGCATTTGCTGAACATGGCAGCAGAGTCAAAGCTGATCCGCCTGATTTTTTCAAGGATGATACCGAAACAAAGGTATGGGAAATTCCCGCATCCACCGCTTGTATTTGGCCTTATGAGGCAATGTACAACCACGATGATCTGAAAGATGAACATGGCCGATATGACTATGGGAAGCGGTTTGCTTATGCGAAAGACTATTTTGGACAGTTGGAAGCAGACAATAGTCTGATCTTTTATTACGCCAATTATTCCAATCCGTTTAGCGATGATGAGGCGCAACGTTATGTATTGGTTGGTGTTGCCCGTCTCAAAGAAATTGGCGACTTTGTTTATTATGACGGATGTTCAGAGCATACCCTTAAACGTTACAAAGGCTTTGTTTGGCAAAGAAATATAACATCCCACTATCCAGAGCAAGGGCTGCGTCTTCCTTATCATCGTTACCGTAACCAGCCCGATATATTAGAACAATTTGTTGTTTTTCCTGAAAATAGCCAACTATGTAAATATGCAGCTCGACACATCAGCGACGATCAAGCCTTGGGGCTACTGGAACAGATATTAGAATCTGTACGTGTCTTGCGTGACGACATTCAGGACGATAGTGAGAACTGGACACAACGCATTGAGTGGCTGGAAAGTCTGGTAGCTGAACTTTGGCGTAGCCGTGGTGCATATCCTGGTATGCCCGCTGTACTTGAGTTTCTAGGATTACATGAAGCTATCAGCAGTTTCCGCAATGCTGTTCTGGCAGGTAAAGAAAAGGAAATAATACAGGAAATCCATGACTTCTGTGCGGAACGTGCCGATGGTATTGGTGAATACCTGCCGTATGCTGCTGAAAAGAGGAAAGTTGTTCGCAGTATTCGACTAAATGCTGGTCAGTATCTTGACACATTGTTAGGAAAAATTGCCCGTTGTGCTATCACCATTAATCAGTTAGAAAAAATCATGGATGAAGAAGCAACACAATGGGGTATTACGGCTCCTCTGGAAGATATTGGTGATAACCTTTATCTTCTCGCTGAACAGTACCAAGGTGAAAATGCAGATGACCGTATCACCTGGAGCATGGTTGACCGTGGTGCCATTTCCTCACCAGATACAGGTGTTGAACCATTATCTGACACGAATTCTCCCGAAAGAACTCGTGCCATTCTGCTGGAAACATTACGGAGCAATGCTCAACAAACCTTCATTAAAGCCGATGTTTTACTGGATCAGGTAAATCGTCGTATCAAGGCACAACCGGAGTGGAAACAGAATTTTCTCACCCAACGCTATCTTGCTATAGATGCTGAGTTTTTGAGGGGAGCCTTGTATCTTCGTGAAGAATCCAATGGATTGTACCTCTATGACTTGCTGAATTGGAATCAGGAAAGGCTGATTGAAGAGCGTTTAAACGGGTTATTGAACAGTTCGGACATTCGTTTGCCACGACCTGTGACAGAAGCATTTTGGCAAACAGAGCTTTTCAAGGAAGATAGCCCACTGGCAATCAAGGCTCGTAAGGAATACCAGCAGGCTATTGATGGACAGAAAGATGCCTGCGGCAGAATTTTCAATAAAAAGCTTTCCGTCCTGACCGGTGGAGCTGGGACTGGCAAAAGTACAGTTATTGCAGCACTCATTAAAGCGGCTTACAAAGCTCATGGAGAGGCGACAGGTATTGCCGTTATTGCGCCAACAGGCAAAGCGACTGACCGCTTGCGTAGCGAATTTAATAAAGACGACAGCCTTATAAGGGTTACTGCGGCCACTATTCATTCCCTGTTGGCAAAGCATGGTTGGTTGAATTCAAACATGACATTTCGCCTTCAGGGTGGTAAGCCCATTGAGGATTTCAATACCATCATCCTAGATGAGTGCTCGATGATTGATCTGTCCTTGATTTCGGCTTTGTTCCGTGCAGTGAAATGGAGCAATGTTCAACGCTTGATTCTGGTTGGAGACCCTGCACAACTTCCGCCAATTGGTGTTGGCAAAGTCTTCGCTGATGTAGTGGGATATATCCGCAAGGAATACCCGGAACACCTGGCTGAACTGAAAGGCAATCTGCGTCAGATGCTTAATCGTGTGGAAGGCAAAGGTAATGGAATTCTGGATTTTGCACAGTGTTTCATCAATCAAGTTGCTCGTCCGACACAAGTGTCAACAGATTCAACTTCACAAGCGGATTTTGATACCGCAAAACAGGACAGAAAAGAATTCATCCAAAAATTGCACGAAGGTGGGCCAGTCGATAAAGATTTAACGGTTGAATACTGGAGTGATGCTGAAAACTTAACCGATAAACTTATCCATCAAATTTCCAAAGATTTGAGTACTGCCGCTAACGAAGAAGAAAGCAGTGCAAAGATTTGGGGAAATGCGTTAAATGAAAATATCAACGCTTTCCAGATACTTTCACCCGTGCGTGGCGAAATATACGGCACTGAGTCTATAAACCTTGCCTGTCAACAACACAAAAGCAGTTACTGGCTCAACAAAGGCAACATTGATGGCATTACCGTGTATGACAAGGTAATTCAGGTCGTCAATCGTCCCATATCAAAACCGTTATACGGTTATGACTATGCAACGAAGTCCAGTTGTACCTGTGAAGTATTCAATGGTGAATTGGGACTCGTCCGCTTACATGCGTTCGACGGTAACAAATACAAGAACCCTCATTTTCGTTTAGAACGATTTAGTGTTGATTTTGCCAATAAACATGGGGTTCGTATTCACTATGGAAAAGAGTTAGGCAAACATAATAACCGCTACATTCCTGTTACCAAACCGAGTGAAAACCTTGAACTAGGCTATGCCATTTCCGTACATAAATCCCAAGGTAGTGAGTTCGAGCGCGTTTACTTCGTCCTCCCAAAATCAACCCTGAAAAGTCAGGCAATGGAGTTGGCCTATACTGCACTGACCCGCGCCACCAAACACTGCATGGTTTATGTGCAAGGTTCGGTAGAAACCCTGATCAATGCCATGCGCCCCGAACAATCAGCCCTGAAGCTGATCAATTCATCTCTGTTCACCTTCCAGCCTGTACCAGAACAATTGCTTAAACGTGATGAATGGTACAAGGCAGGCAAGGTACACTCGACACTGACAGCAGACATGGTTCGCAGCAAGTCTGAAGTTATTATTGCCAACTTGTTACACTCAAAAGGTATTGATTTTGCCTATGAACAGTCTTTGCTGGCACCCGATGGCACCATGATGCTGCCTGATTTTACCATTAAGGCAATGGGCGAAATCTTCATCTGGGAGCATTGGGGTATGTTGAGCGATAAATACAGGGAGAGGATGGAAGAGAAAAAAGCATGGTATCAAAAACACTTCCCTCACTACGTACTATTGGAAACGTATGAATATGACTATCAACAACTGACTAATAAAGCTGAGAAATTGATTGATGCAAATTTCAATTAA
- a CDS encoding DEAD/DEAH box helicase, which produces MELDFEEATRSKKALEQDRKKLSEDRKKKGEQKIMTEQEKQWFDALTQDRSESAHMLEKPSMRGVQRSVVDKYSDQAHFIYELLQNADDVKATTATFRLEKSGLYFTHNGSVRFTVSNPQNEEADTNNGTLGHINAITSIANSNKTEASIGKFGVGFKAVFQYTQTPHIYDPEIWFKIERFIVPRMLDSDLDERKSSETAFFFPFDHKKKQPQESYEEILEKLKALEFPVLFLSNLKSVSFEAKEITGEYTKEVARKIEKEDITVQWITLALVVNGRRTSQRLLVFTRNSRSGHPCSIGYAFGEDRKLVPIARPAFCFFPTKEVTNLNFILHAPFLLTDSREGIKAGEKHNNELIEQLAELAANSLPILRDKKLIDDGILDIIPYDEARFSGLDDRSRISFKPFFTAIRNILQTDILLPAANEECSPKIRSYWASDAELVGLFSDKQLAQLTGTKNAHWVFRSLGKKEVLNAKKNALADYIDGGDARAWVRKEPNLIVSSLDPEAVLKKITADFIAAQSQQWLHKLYAYLAERVSYQKFVKDKPIFLDQDGNAAPAFDGKDQLVLFLPDDDIEGYTTVKKELLLNEATREFIEKFGVKKPSLRDEIYNKILLAYNTNEAIGISPHFNKFFRYFKECRNEEVAEFIGLIKDKEFLRYNAAEDDKVFPGRANDIYFPTPDLKSWFKTKPDTKFLLLDEYRKMVGENDFRRLDEFLRQLGISSVPRVIDSTNDKKIDGLDELLLKIESEYSEVLWKVLSESWSRYEDSMRVLKQHYGPRGGYRGCSWCDSSANLSLRTKSWILNNSGVLCSVEGVTIQTLSEKYDKTSAGAEALIRFLGIRDESQNAAHLSEEERRKIAFAEKIEKSGYSPEQILSLIEDDKRTKAAQTSTGKSDSGSEQTSPGSTLIQEIEKRRPSVKHANSSGHQENDPTPPTQPSDANEDADDYTPKAVDYGKKLDRAKDRYASELDRIEREQSLHDKANTLPRYSYGWFLALLELECMASSEKNVDGKTISISFGKVERDSQSSRTIVLKEPSRFIPQSIEEFSGVRVDLDFGNGRTGKLHVESFTAREFSLLGKLASAGELSGIDLGEVLEARIEVQNPSFLLQELLERFRELRLDEKFDMKTSLTPDIEFVFGPPGTGKTTHLAEKVLIPMMQATEQARVLVLTPTNKAADVLTTRIMEKMVADTSYLNWLVRFGTSADERIEKAGVWRDRSFDIGALPRSVTVTTIARFAYDGFAVEHGSKKLHEMKWNAIVIDEASMISLASIIYPLYRQKPRKFIVAGDPFQIEPIVAVEQWKDENIYTLVGLNKVGAFAKPATEPHDYLVTNLETQYRSIPAIGEVFSRFTYDGILKHNRATGAQRPLELDGLDVQPLNLIKFPVSKYESIYRAKRLESGTPYQTYSALFTFEFVRWLAEQIRIGHAEKFRIGVIAPYRAQANLLSRLNDSWASKPDVVEIQVGTIHGFQGDECDIIIAVFNPPPFISESPQMFLNKQNILNVAISRARDYLFIIMPDAETEGIQNLRKVAHVEKLVKSGGAFGEYVSHAIEKVIWGKENYLEENTFSTGHQMVNVYRKPERYYEVRSDDSAIDVQIHEKQ; this is translated from the coding sequence TTGGAGCTGGATTTTGAGGAAGCCACTCGCAGCAAGAAGGCTCTGGAGCAAGACCGTAAGAAGCTGTCGGAAGACAGGAAGAAAAAGGGAGAACAAAAGATAATGACAGAACAAGAAAAGCAGTGGTTCGATGCGCTGACGCAGGATCGCTCCGAAAGCGCCCATATGCTGGAGAAACCGTCCATGCGCGGTGTCCAGCGCAGCGTCGTGGACAAATATTCCGACCAAGCGCACTTCATCTACGAGCTTCTGCAAAATGCAGATGATGTCAAGGCGACAACTGCCACATTTCGCCTTGAAAAAAGCGGACTTTATTTCACGCATAACGGCTCTGTCCGGTTCACCGTTTCCAATCCGCAGAACGAAGAAGCGGATACGAACAACGGCACTCTGGGGCATATCAACGCCATTACTTCCATTGCCAATTCAAACAAGACGGAGGCTTCCATCGGCAAGTTTGGCGTCGGATTCAAGGCGGTCTTTCAATACACGCAAACGCCGCACATTTACGACCCGGAAATCTGGTTCAAGATCGAACGCTTCATCGTGCCGCGCATGCTGGACTCCGACCTTGATGAACGAAAATCTTCAGAGACTGCGTTCTTCTTTCCGTTTGACCACAAAAAAAAACAGCCCCAAGAGAGCTACGAGGAAATTCTTGAGAAACTAAAAGCTCTGGAGTTTCCTGTCCTGTTCCTTTCCAACCTGAAATCCGTGTCCTTTGAGGCAAAGGAAATTACTGGCGAATACACCAAGGAAGTCGCGCGGAAAATTGAGAAAGAAGACATAACGGTTCAGTGGATCACGCTGGCATTGGTAGTGAATGGCAGAAGAACCTCTCAGCGTTTGTTGGTGTTCACGCGAAACAGTAGGAGTGGACATCCCTGCTCCATCGGCTATGCCTTTGGAGAGGACAGAAAGCTCGTGCCTATTGCCCGCCCGGCATTCTGTTTTTTCCCGACCAAGGAAGTGACGAATCTGAATTTCATCCTTCACGCGCCGTTTCTTCTGACAGATAGCCGGGAAGGCATCAAAGCCGGAGAAAAGCACAATAATGAATTGATTGAGCAGTTGGCAGAACTCGCTGCGAACAGCTTGCCGATTCTTCGGGATAAAAAACTGATAGACGACGGCATCCTTGACATCATCCCCTACGACGAGGCGAGATTCAGCGGGCTGGACGACAGAAGCAGGATTTCATTTAAGCCCTTCTTTACTGCCATCAGGAACATACTCCAGACCGACATCCTTTTGCCAGCGGCAAATGAAGAGTGCTCACCAAAGATCCGTTCTTATTGGGCGTCCGACGCCGAATTGGTTGGATTATTCTCCGACAAGCAACTGGCTCAACTGACCGGCACAAAGAACGCACACTGGGTTTTTCGGAGTCTTGGCAAGAAGGAAGTCTTGAACGCCAAGAAAAATGCGCTGGCCGACTACATTGACGGCGGCGATGCCCGCGCATGGGTTCGCAAAGAGCCGAACCTGATTGTTTCGAGCCTTGACCCCGAGGCCGTTCTCAAAAAAATCACCGCTGACTTCATCGCCGCGCAGTCGCAGCAGTGGCTCCATAAACTTTATGCCTACCTTGCCGAGCGTGTTTCCTACCAGAAGTTCGTAAAGGACAAACCCATCTTTCTTGACCAGGATGGCAATGCTGCCCCGGCCTTTGACGGCAAGGATCAACTCGTCCTCTTCCTGCCCGACGACGACATTGAAGGCTACACAACCGTCAAAAAGGAACTGCTGTTAAACGAGGCCACTCGTGAGTTCATCGAGAAGTTTGGCGTCAAGAAGCCAAGTCTACGCGACGAGATTTACAACAAGATACTTCTCGCATACAACACCAATGAAGCGATTGGCATATCTCCTCATTTCAATAAGTTTTTCCGCTATTTCAAGGAATGCAGGAACGAGGAAGTCGCTGAATTTATTGGGCTGATAAAGGATAAGGAGTTTCTTCGATACAACGCGGCCGAGGACGATAAGGTATTTCCCGGGAGGGCAAATGACATTTATTTTCCTACTCCAGACTTGAAGTCGTGGTTTAAAACCAAGCCGGACACCAAGTTTCTGCTATTGGACGAATACCGCAAGATGGTTGGCGAGAACGATTTTAGGCGGTTGGATGAATTTCTTCGACAACTGGGAATTTCTAGTGTGCCAAGGGTTATAGATTCCACCAACGACAAGAAGATTGATGGGCTGGATGAGCTGTTATTAAAGATCGAGAGCGAGTATTCTGAAGTTCTTTGGAAGGTGCTCAGCGAATCGTGGAGCCGATATGAAGACTCAATGAGGGTTTTGAAGCAACATTACGGGCCGAGAGGAGGCTACAGGGGCTGTTCTTGGTGCGACTCCAGCGCGAACCTTAGTCTGCGCACGAAGTCTTGGATTCTTAACAATTCGGGCGTCTTGTGTTCAGTCGAAGGAGTAACGATCCAAACGCTTTCCGAAAAATACGATAAGACCAGCGCAGGGGCAGAGGCGCTCATTAGGTTTTTGGGAATCCGCGATGAATCGCAAAACGCCGCGCATCTGAGCGAGGAGGAGAGGCGAAAGATTGCGTTCGCGGAGAAAATCGAAAAATCAGGGTATTCTCCTGAGCAAATTCTCTCGCTAATCGAAGATGACAAGCGTACAAAGGCTGCTCAGACCTCGACGGGTAAGAGTGATAGTGGCAGCGAGCAGACTTCGCCTGGATCGACTCTGATTCAAGAGATTGAAAAGCGTCGCCCATCCGTCAAGCACGCCAACTCATCGGGTCATCAGGAAAATGATCCCACACCACCTACCCAACCAAGTGATGCCAACGAAGATGCGGACGACTACACACCGAAAGCAGTGGACTACGGCAAAAAACTGGATCGCGCCAAAGATCGTTACGCCAGCGAGCTTGACCGCATAGAGCGTGAGCAGTCTCTGCATGACAAAGCCAATACATTGCCGCGTTACAGCTACGGCTGGTTCCTCGCTCTGCTGGAACTGGAATGCATGGCAAGCAGTGAAAAAAATGTGGATGGCAAGACCATTTCCATCAGCTTCGGCAAGGTGGAGCGGGACAGTCAATCGTCCAGAACCATCGTCCTGAAAGAGCCGAGTCGCTTCATCCCGCAATCCATCGAAGAGTTTTCGGGCGTGCGCGTGGATCTCGATTTTGGCAATGGCCGCACAGGGAAGCTGCATGTCGAATCATTTACAGCCAGAGAGTTCTCATTGCTCGGCAAACTGGCGTCCGCGGGTGAGTTGAGCGGAATTGACTTGGGCGAGGTATTAGAGGCGCGCATCGAAGTCCAGAACCCGTCCTTTCTGTTGCAAGAGTTGCTGGAGCGATTCCGTGAGTTGAGGCTTGACGAAAAATTCGACATGAAGACGAGCCTGACGCCCGACATCGAATTCGTATTCGGCCCACCGGGAACAGGCAAGACCACGCACCTCGCGGAAAAGGTGTTGATTCCCATGATGCAGGCAACGGAGCAGGCAAGAGTGCTTGTCTTGACGCCGACCAACAAAGCGGCCGATGTGCTGACGACCCGCATCATGGAAAAGATGGTCGCGGATACTTCATATCTGAACTGGCTGGTTCGCTTCGGAACCTCAGCTGACGAGCGCATCGAGAAAGCAGGCGTGTGGCGGGATCGTTCTTTTGACATCGGTGCATTGCCTCGCTCCGTAACGGTTACGACCATTGCCCGCTTTGCCTATGATGGGTTTGCGGTCGAGCATGGCAGCAAGAAGCTGCATGAAATGAAGTGGAATGCCATCGTCATTGACGAGGCTTCAATGATCTCGCTTGCCAGCATCATCTACCCCCTTTACCGCCAGAAACCACGGAAATTCATCGTTGCCGGAGATCCTTTCCAAATTGAACCGATTGTCGCAGTCGAGCAATGGAAGGACGAAAACATCTACACGCTGGTCGGCCTCAATAAGGTAGGAGCTTTTGCAAAGCCCGCTACGGAGCCACACGACTACTTGGTGACGAATCTGGAAACGCAATACCGAAGTATCCCGGCCATCGGCGAGGTTTTCAGCCGTTTCACCTATGACGGCATCTTGAAGCACAACCGCGCGACTGGAGCGCAGCGTCCACTGGAACTTGACGGCCTTGATGTCCAACCGCTCAACCTCATCAAGTTTCCCGTCAGCAAATACGAAAGTATCTACCGGGCGAAGCGGTTGGAGAGTGGAACGCCCTATCAAACCTATTCGGCACTGTTCACTTTCGAATTCGTCCGGTGGCTTGCAGAGCAGATACGGATCGGCCATGCAGAGAAGTTTCGTATCGGGGTCATTGCGCCCTACCGTGCCCAGGCGAACCTGCTGAGCAGGCTGAACGACTCGTGGGCATCCAAGCCTGATGTCGTGGAGATTCAGGTCGGCACGATTCACGGTTTTCAGGGCGATGAGTGCGACATCATCATTGCCGTTTTCAATCCCCCTCCGTTCATCTCTGAAAGCCCTCAGATGTTCCTCAATAAGCAAAACATCCTGAATGTCGCCATCAGTCGTGCACGAGACTACCTCTTTATCATCATGCCGGATGCCGAAACAGAAGGCATCCAAAATCTGCGAAAGGTCGCTCATGTTGAAAAACTGGTGAAGTCAGGTGGCGCGTTCGGAGAATATGTGTCCCATGCCATTGAGAAAGTGATTTGGGGTAAGGAAAATTACCTTGAAGAGAACACCTTCTCAACCGGCCATCAGATGGTAAATGTTTATCGCAAGCCGGAGCGATACTACGAAGTCCGTAGCGACGATTCGGCAATTGATGTTCAGATTCACGAAAAACAATGA
- a CDS encoding CPXCG motif-containing cysteine-rich protein: MQEREEMVIDCPYCGEPLDVLVDTSAGPQQYYEDCAVCCCPILFVLSEDESGELYLDVKRDDE, encoded by the coding sequence ATGCAAGAGCGCGAAGAAATGGTCATCGATTGCCCCTACTGCGGCGAACCGCTCGACGTGTTGGTCGACACTTCGGCAGGTCCCCAGCAGTATTACGAAGACTGCGCGGTTTGCTGTTGCCCCATCCTGTTCGTCTTGTCCGAAGACGAATCCGGCGAACTGTACCTCGACGTGAAACGGGACGACGAATGA
- a CDS encoding SDR family oxidoreductase, translating to MTSAKTILITGCSTGIGYVTAKVLRQRGHIVIATARKAEDVARLQEEGLTSLQLDLADSASIRQAVRQTLELTGGTLDALFNNGAFGQPGAVEDLTREVLRFQFETNLFGTHELTNLIIPVMRKQGHGRIIYNSSVLGLVALTYRGAYNASKFALEGLADTLRLELHGSNIQVSLIEPGPILSNFRQNSFALYKQNIDAEYSVHKWTYQAMEARLQKEGAAVPFTLPAEAVAEKVIHALEAKKPKIRYYVTFPTHLFAFLKRVLPHRWLDGFLRRV from the coding sequence ATGACCTCAGCAAAAACCATTTTAATCACCGGCTGCTCGACCGGCATCGGCTACGTCACCGCCAAGGTGTTGCGGCAACGCGGCCATATTGTGATCGCAACGGCCAGAAAAGCGGAGGATGTGGCTCGCTTGCAGGAAGAAGGACTGACTTCCCTGCAACTGGATTTGGCCGACAGCGCCAGTATCCGGCAGGCGGTGCGGCAAACCCTGGAACTGACCGGAGGAACGCTCGATGCGCTTTTTAATAACGGTGCTTTCGGCCAGCCCGGCGCGGTCGAGGACTTAACGCGGGAAGTCCTGCGCTTTCAATTCGAAACCAACTTGTTCGGCACGCACGAGCTGACCAATTTGATCATTCCGGTCATGCGCAAGCAGGGCCACGGCCGGATCATCTACAACAGTTCGGTGCTGGGCCTGGTGGCTCTGACTTATCGCGGCGCCTACAATGCCAGTAAATTTGCGCTGGAAGGGCTGGCCGACACGCTGCGTCTGGAACTTCACGGCAGCAATATCCAGGTTTCCCTGATCGAGCCCGGTCCGATCTTGAGCAATTTCCGGCAGAATTCGTTCGCCTTGTACAAACAAAACATCGATGCGGAATACAGCGTTCACAAATGGACCTATCAAGCCATGGAAGCCCGTCTGCAGAAAGAGGGCGCGGCGGTGCCCTTTACCCTTCCGGCCGAAGCGGTGGCCGAAAAAGTGATCCACGCGCTGGAAGCCAAAAAGCCGAAAATACGCTACTATGTGACTTTTCCGACCCATCTGTTCGCTTTTCTCAAACGTGTTTTGCCCCATCGCTGGCTGGATGGGTTTCTTCGGAGGGTTTAA
- a CDS encoding DUF4124 domain-containing protein has protein sequence MKVILTILSVFYFASASAGVFKCTDGSGKTVYRAAPCAPGQGNIQINVKTGTSTDLDEEKRQSDLKEQDQQSKLDQEKLDQQMEEQKQAKLKQEAKDESAKNQFLIKNNPKLYSPFAIPPYNPDDLPALVKTFQNRLPDIERLRRAAAEKALASNRCGRVEATELNIKSTRESLVFLVDCSSAAKFYFTEQELKQ, from the coding sequence ATGAAAGTGATACTGACGATACTGAGTGTTTTTTATTTTGCCTCTGCCTCTGCCGGCGTCTTCAAATGTACCGACGGTTCCGGGAAAACGGTTTACCGGGCCGCTCCTTGTGCGCCTGGGCAAGGCAATATTCAGATCAACGTCAAGACGGGGACTTCCACCGATCTGGACGAGGAGAAAAGACAATCCGATTTAAAGGAACAGGACCAGCAGTCCAAGCTGGACCAGGAAAAACTGGATCAACAGATGGAAGAACAGAAACAGGCCAAGCTGAAACAGGAAGCGAAGGACGAAAGCGCCAAAAATCAATTTTTAATCAAGAATAATCCAAAATTGTATTCTCCTTTCGCGATTCCTCCGTATAATCCAGACGATTTGCCGGCTTTAGTCAAAACTTTTCAAAATCGGCTGCCCGACATTGAGCGTCTGAGACGAGCGGCCGCGGAAAAAGCGCTGGCCAGCAACCGCTGCGGACGGGTTGAGGCTACCGAACTGAACATCAAGAGCACGAGGGAATCCCTGGTGTTTTTAGTCGACTGCAGCAGCGCCGCCAAATTCTATTTCACCGAACAGGAACTAAAACAATAA